Proteins co-encoded in one Kribbella qitaiheensis genomic window:
- a CDS encoding family 43 glycosylhydrolase yields MSALLRLLVVPVLLAGVALSAVGPAEARPDRGQPGAESSVTLVNKDAQGNAAIRFDVHGEAIDAHDGQIQRFGNTYYLYGTAYGCGYEWNTPGAPFCGFVSYSSPDLVNWTPRGFLFDASTSTWQSRCDGTTYGCYRPHVVFNKQTGRYVLWINTYDNGVGYRVFTSKSPAAGFVEVAEPDLAAPEGPPRAVNYGDHQIFVDDDGQAYLAFTDWRRDGDLVVERLDKTYTTGSGAWSRVGIRRTEAPTIFKRAGTYYLTYSDPNRGYATTGTGFVTATSPLGPWTGTGMTPDAWSVVDGALHIDGGGIGLSRTGEDWSDYTFRATVTPERAAASDYGQVGLVVRASNAGSYQWLIGNYPHAGASGGNLT; encoded by the coding sequence ATGTCTGCCCTACTTCGCCTGTTGGTCGTCCCGGTTCTCCTGGCCGGCGTCGCTTTGTCGGCGGTCGGGCCCGCGGAAGCGCGGCCGGATCGGGGACAGCCGGGGGCGGAGAGCAGCGTGACGCTGGTGAACAAAGATGCCCAGGGCAACGCTGCGATCCGGTTCGATGTACACGGTGAGGCGATCGACGCTCACGACGGGCAGATCCAGCGTTTCGGCAACACGTACTACCTGTACGGCACGGCGTACGGGTGTGGCTACGAGTGGAACACGCCGGGTGCGCCGTTCTGTGGCTTCGTCTCCTACAGTTCGCCCGACCTGGTGAACTGGACTCCGCGCGGGTTTCTGTTCGACGCGAGTACTTCGACCTGGCAGAGCCGGTGCGACGGTACGACGTACGGCTGCTACCGGCCCCACGTGGTCTTCAACAAGCAGACCGGCAGGTACGTCTTGTGGATCAATACCTACGACAACGGGGTCGGGTATCGGGTCTTCACCTCGAAGAGTCCGGCCGCCGGATTCGTCGAGGTCGCCGAGCCTGATCTCGCCGCGCCCGAGGGGCCGCCGCGGGCTGTCAACTACGGCGATCACCAGATCTTCGTGGATGACGACGGCCAGGCGTACCTGGCCTTCACCGACTGGCGGCGCGACGGCGATCTGGTCGTGGAACGTCTCGACAAGACCTACACGACGGGGTCCGGTGCCTGGAGTCGGGTGGGCATTCGCCGTACCGAGGCGCCGACGATCTTCAAACGGGCCGGTACCTACTACCTCACCTACTCGGACCCGAACCGCGGCTACGCGACCACTGGTACCGGGTTCGTCACCGCAACCAGTCCGCTCGGTCCCTGGACTGGTACTGGCATGACGCCGGACGCCTGGTCGGTCGTCGACGGTGCGCTCCACATTGACGGCGGCGGCATCGGTCTCAGCCGGACAGGGGAGGACTGGAGCGACTACACCTTCCGCGCGACCGTGACGCCCGAGCGGGCCGCCGCGAGCGACTACGGGCAAGTGGGACTGGTGGTCCGCGCATCCAACGCGGGCAGCTACCAATGGCTGATCGGCAACTACCCCCATGCGGGTGCGTCCGGCGGCAATCTCACGTAG
- a CDS encoding IclR family transcriptional regulator: MTGMAEGSGYRERNSTADRALSILQLYSDERPELTALDVAEHLGVARSTAYRYLQTLVQSDFLAETGRGGFRLGLRILELSRIARTGYDLTALALPRMRDLAERYRQTVLLTKQMGAAVICLEREEAYGQYVRLSYERGTVLDFNAGASALVLFAWLPEATVRELLATTQVRKFTPKTLVEPDEIIERLAQIRQQGFALTDGEVDPNAVGIAAPVFGRDGQVLAAVSMVFIRPLVALTEIDDLVASVRSTAEVITQDAAAVGR; encoded by the coding sequence ATGACGGGCATGGCCGAAGGCAGTGGGTACCGCGAGCGCAACAGCACCGCGGACCGCGCGCTGAGCATCCTGCAGTTGTACAGCGACGAGCGGCCGGAGCTGACTGCACTGGATGTCGCCGAGCATCTCGGAGTCGCGCGCTCGACGGCATACCGGTACCTGCAGACGCTCGTGCAGTCCGATTTCCTCGCCGAGACGGGTCGGGGCGGCTTCCGCCTCGGCCTGCGGATCCTGGAGCTTTCGCGGATCGCTCGGACCGGGTACGACCTGACCGCGCTGGCGCTGCCGCGCATGCGGGACCTCGCCGAGCGATACCGTCAAACGGTCCTGCTGACAAAGCAGATGGGTGCCGCGGTCATCTGCCTGGAGCGCGAGGAAGCGTACGGCCAGTACGTGCGCCTGTCCTACGAGCGGGGAACCGTCCTCGATTTCAACGCGGGGGCCTCCGCGCTCGTCCTGTTCGCGTGGCTGCCGGAAGCGACGGTACGCGAGTTGCTGGCTACGACCCAGGTGCGCAAGTTCACGCCCAAAACTCTGGTCGAGCCCGACGAGATCATCGAGCGCCTGGCGCAGATCCGCCAGCAGGGATTCGCGCTGACCGACGGCGAGGTGGACCCGAACGCGGTCGGAATCGCAGCGCCTGTCTTCGGCCGCGACGGCCAGGTGCTCGCAGCGGTGAGCATGGTCTTCATCCGGCCCCTTGTGGCGCTGACCGAAATCGATGACCTCGTGGCCTCTGTCAGGTCGACGGCCGAAGTGATCACCCAAGACGCGGCCGCAGTCGGGCGCTGA
- a CDS encoding FAD-dependent monooxygenase — protein MTVAALLAALDVDVAVVEKNAGTADDPKAISLDDESLRAYQRAGIVADVLRAIVPGTGTRYYDSDNQPVFHARAAVPYRSGYPFKNPFAQPDLERVLHAALERSPRVDLRFSTELIGLEQDDQGIVAQTVGPAGEGQISARYALGADGGRSRVRSLLGITMSGRSHDDVWLVIDALGDAHKERYGMHHGDPRRPYVIVPGLHGRCRYEFYLYPGECDATSDPPFELIQRLLEPHRSIAPDQVERAVTYRFHGLSAASWYSGRAFLLGDAAHMMPPFAGQGLNTGIRDAANLAWKLAAVVKGSAHESLLESYEVERRPHAEAVIRSSERLGRIVMTTNPRIARFRDQVVRRALESEAGRAFFKEMRYRPSTRIVSGAVHDPSSNPLVGTVIGQPLVFDFGSHRCLPFDELLGQGWSVVAVGLGQGGDVEWSQAMDSLRGIDARLLDVPLDDLVYDRPDPIGIAIDLDTRLYSEFEPARGSFVIIRPDRVVAAVAAAGQLQEVISDLGFFTHAQPIAAAPTR, from the coding sequence ATGACTGTCGCGGCGCTCCTGGCCGCTCTTGACGTCGACGTGGCGGTGGTCGAGAAGAACGCCGGTACTGCGGACGACCCGAAGGCGATCAGCCTTGATGACGAGTCGTTGCGTGCCTACCAACGCGCGGGGATTGTGGCCGACGTGTTGAGGGCGATTGTGCCGGGCACCGGCACTCGTTACTACGACAGCGACAATCAGCCGGTTTTCCATGCTCGAGCGGCAGTGCCCTACCGGTCGGGTTATCCGTTCAAGAATCCGTTTGCCCAGCCCGATCTCGAACGTGTTCTCCATGCGGCGCTTGAGCGGAGCCCCCGCGTCGACCTTCGGTTCTCCACGGAGTTGATCGGGCTCGAGCAAGACGATCAGGGGATCGTCGCCCAGACGGTCGGTCCTGCCGGCGAGGGGCAGATATCCGCACGCTATGCGCTGGGCGCAGACGGGGGACGCTCGCGCGTTCGATCGTTGCTGGGGATCACCATGAGCGGGCGGAGCCACGATGACGTCTGGCTCGTCATCGACGCTCTTGGAGACGCCCACAAAGAGCGGTACGGGATGCATCACGGCGATCCACGTCGACCGTATGTGATCGTGCCCGGACTGCACGGACGGTGCCGCTACGAGTTCTACCTGTATCCCGGTGAGTGTGATGCGACCAGCGACCCGCCGTTCGAGCTGATCCAAAGACTTCTGGAGCCTCATCGCTCCATCGCGCCGGATCAGGTGGAGCGGGCGGTGACCTACCGCTTCCATGGTCTGAGCGCGGCCAGTTGGTACTCCGGCCGCGCGTTTCTGCTGGGTGACGCCGCGCACATGATGCCGCCGTTCGCGGGCCAAGGGCTCAACACAGGAATCCGTGACGCGGCAAACCTGGCGTGGAAGCTCGCGGCGGTGGTGAAGGGGTCAGCGCACGAATCGCTCCTGGAGAGCTACGAAGTCGAACGGAGACCGCACGCGGAGGCGGTGATCCGCAGCTCGGAACGACTCGGGCGGATCGTGATGACCACCAACCCGCGTATCGCGCGCTTCCGCGACCAGGTGGTACGCCGTGCGCTCGAGTCCGAGGCGGGTCGAGCCTTTTTCAAGGAGATGCGCTACCGCCCCAGCACCCGGATCGTCTCCGGCGCCGTTCACGATCCGTCGAGCAATCCGCTGGTCGGAACCGTGATCGGACAACCCCTGGTCTTCGACTTCGGTTCACATCGATGCCTGCCCTTCGACGAACTTCTCGGGCAGGGCTGGTCGGTGGTGGCGGTCGGTCTCGGCCAGGGCGGCGACGTCGAGTGGTCGCAAGCGATGGACTCGCTGCGCGGCATCGACGCACGCCTCCTCGACGTTCCGCTCGACGACCTGGTGTACGACCGGCCGGATCCGATCGGCATAGCGATCGACCTCGACACCCGGCTCTATTCCGAGTTCGAGCCGGCTCGCGGATCGTTCGTGATCATCCGCCCTGATCGGGTCGTCGCGGCTGTCGCGGCCGCCGGACAACTGCAAGAGGTCATCTCCGATCTCGGCTTTTTCACGCACGCGCAGCCGATCGCGGCAGCGCCGACCCGCTGA
- a CDS encoding VOC family protein — translation MERPERITLPDEENAGRLRRTAVSHIGFTVPDVDEAETFYTRTLGMVRHADSPAGAVRLGWGEGHHVIDLLPGEQGLAHFGFEVRDKAGLDGIRRRLETAGSTCTDLDPSYIDAAVGTPDGLVVTDPDGNTVHFHSEVRRSGENAADTGRRPIKFQHTTVGTVAVAPLVAFYTGVIGFRMSDQLKDGNFAWLRSDRDHHTLAIVRVGRAGDIDHYSYDLAEWEDFKSWCDRLTELDVPVTWGPGRHGPGNNLFVFFDDPAGNHIELSAEMEKFHDDRVDYVPRRWTPAPQTVNLWGGQTPAWRGLSETRI, via the coding sequence ATGGAACGACCGGAACGCATCACCCTGCCGGACGAGGAGAACGCCGGCCGGCTGCGCCGCACCGCCGTTTCGCACATCGGGTTCACGGTCCCTGACGTCGACGAGGCAGAGACCTTCTACACGCGCACGCTGGGGATGGTGCGCCACGCCGATTCGCCGGCTGGCGCCGTCCGTCTCGGTTGGGGAGAGGGCCACCACGTGATTGACCTCCTCCCAGGCGAGCAGGGACTTGCCCACTTCGGGTTCGAGGTCCGCGACAAGGCCGGCCTCGACGGCATCCGCCGACGCCTCGAGACCGCCGGTTCCACCTGTACCGACCTTGACCCGAGCTACATCGACGCGGCCGTGGGCACGCCTGACGGGCTGGTGGTCACCGACCCCGACGGCAACACGGTTCATTTCCACAGCGAGGTGCGCCGGTCGGGTGAGAACGCCGCCGACACCGGTCGGCGGCCCATCAAGTTCCAGCACACCACGGTCGGCACCGTCGCCGTCGCGCCTCTGGTTGCCTTCTATACCGGTGTCATCGGCTTCCGCATGTCGGATCAGCTCAAGGACGGCAACTTCGCCTGGCTCCGCAGCGACCGAGACCATCACACGCTGGCGATCGTGCGTGTCGGGCGCGCCGGTGACATCGACCACTACTCTTATGACCTCGCGGAGTGGGAGGACTTCAAGTCGTGGTGCGACCGACTGACCGAGTTGGACGTCCCGGTGACTTGGGGGCCCGGACGCCACGGGCCGGGGAACAACCTCTTTGTGTTCTTCGACGACCCCGCCGGGAACCACATCGAGTTGTCGGCAGAGATGGAGAAGTTCCACGACGACCGCGTCGACTATGTGCCTCGACGCTGGACTCCCGCGCCTCAGACCGTGAACCTCTGGGGCGGCCAGACCCCGGCCTGGCGCGGCTTGAGCGAAACGAGGATCTGA
- a CDS encoding class II aldolase/adducin family protein, protein MASDRDTAMRVVTASRALADAGQQDMVWGHVAIRDPAGRGVWLKRSGLGFDELEPDDIQLIDWSGRLLAGQGAVHLECHIHLEIQRARTDVGASVHTHSPAVNAFSALDVPLRAISHEGVLFADPPVPRAPLSGDLIWNPERGRIVSEAIGTQPACILPRHGLVAAGVDEAHAVMYAVLLEAACDLHLRAQASGKIVSFSDEDELRDKRARVWPESQLRAGYDYLVRRSSPPS, encoded by the coding sequence GTGGCCTCCGATCGCGACACAGCTATGCGCGTCGTCACCGCGAGTCGAGCGCTCGCCGACGCCGGCCAGCAGGACATGGTGTGGGGACATGTGGCCATCCGCGATCCAGCGGGCAGAGGGGTCTGGCTCAAGCGCAGCGGGCTCGGGTTCGACGAACTTGAGCCGGACGACATCCAATTGATCGACTGGTCCGGCCGGCTACTCGCCGGCCAGGGAGCTGTTCATCTCGAATGCCACATCCACCTCGAGATCCAGCGGGCCAGGACCGACGTGGGCGCCTCGGTGCATACCCACTCGCCAGCAGTGAACGCGTTCAGCGCTCTCGACGTGCCCCTTCGCGCGATCTCGCACGAGGGAGTTCTGTTCGCTGACCCGCCCGTACCACGGGCGCCGCTCTCGGGTGACCTGATCTGGAACCCCGAGCGCGGCCGCATCGTGTCCGAGGCGATCGGCACCCAGCCCGCCTGCATCCTGCCCCGCCACGGACTGGTGGCAGCCGGCGTCGACGAGGCCCACGCCGTCATGTATGCCGTACTGCTCGAAGCGGCGTGCGACCTCCACCTCCGTGCGCAGGCGTCAGGAAAGATCGTGTCCTTCTCGGATGAGGACGAGCTGCGCGACAAGCGGGCCCGAGTGTGGCCCGAGTCGCAGCTCCGCGCCGGTTACGACTACTTGGTCCGGCGGTCGTCGCCACCAAGCTGA
- a CDS encoding zinc-dependent alcohol dehydrogenase, producing MLAAEVVDAEGTFRIGDIPKPSAGANEVVIRVVAAGLAPGAFNLLRMGRVPIVPTVLGHEIAGIVESVGEGVDPTLADQRVRVHPLLSCGVCDYCTTDREMMCSANSMIGHAIFGPDAMPRYSKYHNGGLAEYVVVPAANVDLLPESLSFDLGAKTHDFANAVRAFKLAETEAGSTIAVTAATGAMGVATIAIARWYGVRRIIAVGRDEDRLAAVQAIDPELVRTVTISPDDDARGVTGRMRAIEPAGVDAVIDYFPHGKGTSFVFGGIKTGGRLVHMGVNPEPLVIPPAAFSVNCITFVGTRNGTRKDAHDAMRLLAEDPKRYEDLITHRFTLDDVDRARDIFRDRQEPMWMAVVSPTSRTHPATAG from the coding sequence ATGCTCGCTGCAGAGGTTGTCGACGCGGAAGGCACGTTCCGGATCGGCGACATTCCCAAGCCCTCCGCCGGGGCGAACGAGGTCGTCATCCGGGTCGTTGCTGCGGGGCTGGCGCCCGGAGCATTCAACCTGCTGAGAATGGGCCGCGTCCCGATCGTTCCGACGGTCTTGGGCCACGAGATCGCGGGCATTGTCGAGTCCGTCGGCGAAGGCGTGGATCCCACGCTGGCCGACCAACGAGTACGGGTTCACCCCCTGCTCTCGTGCGGGGTCTGCGACTACTGCACGACCGACCGCGAGATGATGTGCAGCGCCAACTCGATGATCGGGCACGCGATCTTCGGACCCGACGCCATGCCCCGGTACAGCAAATACCACAACGGAGGGCTCGCCGAGTACGTCGTCGTGCCTGCCGCTAATGTCGATCTGCTTCCGGAGTCGCTGAGTTTCGACCTCGGCGCCAAAACCCACGACTTCGCAAATGCGGTGCGCGCTTTCAAACTGGCCGAGACCGAGGCCGGATCGACCATCGCCGTGACTGCCGCTACCGGAGCGATGGGAGTCGCGACCATCGCAATCGCTCGATGGTACGGAGTCCGGCGGATCATCGCAGTGGGACGCGACGAGGACCGCCTCGCAGCGGTGCAGGCGATCGATCCGGAGTTGGTCCGCACCGTCACGATCTCACCGGACGACGACGCGCGAGGGGTTACCGGTCGGATGCGCGCGATCGAGCCCGCCGGGGTCGATGCGGTGATCGACTACTTCCCGCACGGGAAGGGCACATCGTTCGTCTTCGGCGGGATCAAGACCGGCGGGCGCCTCGTGCACATGGGCGTCAACCCAGAGCCTCTGGTGATTCCTCCCGCGGCCTTCTCGGTCAACTGCATCACCTTCGTGGGAACCCGCAACGGGACCCGCAAGGACGCGCACGACGCGATGCGGCTCCTCGCCGAGGATCCCAAGCGTTACGAGGACCTGATCACACATCGGTTCACGCTCGACGACGTCGATCGTGCCCGCGACATCTTCCGCGACCGCCAGGAGCCGATGTGGATGGCTGTCGTGTCGCCGACCAGCAGAACCCACCCCGCGACCGCGGGCTGA
- a CDS encoding TAXI family TRAP transporter solute-binding subunit, giving the protein MMLEEDDSSRLLRLKADWGGANLTRAAGWITQWVWDNTTDHRQAVIYTGRGMGDNLRALGAGDVDIALATPASFARLAREGVGPFEGAPIPDLVALGVLPHRDAMIPVVRKDLGITTLAELAAHPGPLRISLGVNDPDGFMGFAADAVLSAAGVELEDVVARGGQVTRHEQPFDVIADLHEGRADVMISEAIMTPDWQELSRDGSVVLLSLADDEVAALDHRWGLRTIELPGGYFPHTADTIRALDYSGWIVAATSGLPDEFAQLVAQAFSVNSEALARGYRHLPVDYSPLRYPVDLPTAIATPIPLHPAAEAVYLQKIHGHEELA; this is encoded by the coding sequence ATGATGCTCGAAGAGGACGACAGCTCTCGACTGCTGCGACTGAAGGCCGACTGGGGCGGCGCGAACCTCACTCGTGCCGCTGGATGGATCACGCAGTGGGTCTGGGACAACACAACTGACCACCGGCAGGCTGTGATCTACACCGGGCGCGGCATGGGTGACAATCTCCGCGCCCTGGGAGCCGGCGATGTCGATATCGCTCTGGCGACACCTGCGTCGTTCGCTCGGCTGGCCCGAGAGGGAGTCGGACCGTTCGAGGGCGCGCCGATCCCCGACCTCGTTGCGCTCGGGGTACTTCCCCACCGCGACGCGATGATCCCGGTCGTGCGCAAAGATCTTGGGATCACGACCCTCGCGGAACTCGCAGCTCACCCCGGCCCGCTGAGGATCTCGCTCGGGGTCAACGACCCGGACGGATTCATGGGGTTCGCGGCAGATGCTGTGCTGTCGGCTGCCGGCGTCGAACTGGAAGACGTGGTCGCGAGAGGCGGCCAGGTCACCCGGCACGAGCAGCCGTTCGACGTCATCGCTGACCTCCACGAGGGTCGAGCAGATGTCATGATCTCCGAGGCGATCATGACCCCGGACTGGCAGGAGCTTTCCCGGGACGGCTCCGTCGTCTTACTGTCTCTCGCTGATGACGAGGTCGCTGCGCTCGACCATCGCTGGGGGCTGAGAACAATCGAGCTTCCCGGCGGCTATTTCCCGCACACGGCGGACACCATCCGCGCTCTCGACTACTCCGGGTGGATCGTCGCGGCGACCAGCGGGTTGCCTGATGAATTCGCCCAACTCGTCGCGCAGGCGTTCAGTGTCAACTCGGAAGCACTTGCTCGCGGGTACCGCCATCTGCCTGTGGACTATTCGCCGCTGCGGTACCCCGTCGACCTGCCGACTGCGATCGCGACCCCGATTCCCCTTCACCCGGCCGCCGAGGCCGTGTATCTCCAGAAGATCCATGGACATGAGGAGTTGGCGTGA
- a CDS encoding MBL fold metallo-hydrolase — protein sequence MPNEPTASLSPRRLTTLGHSCVLLELAAADGSVRRLILDPGNLTAPLTATVAVDAVLITHPHPDHVDPSQLAALAAGRELPIFGGAGLGSYLSEAGIDAVTELEPGEHEIAGIQVRVGSAPHEVIHPALPLPANLTYEIGGVFAPGDAFARPEGQTEVLLAPTGAPWMKLLETISYVAEVAPQRMVPVHDGGLGPAHRTLHTTVMKKFAPEGTEVSVLAPGQSLEF from the coding sequence ATGCCCAATGAGCCGACGGCCAGCCTGTCTCCGCGCCGCCTGACAACACTCGGCCACTCGTGCGTACTCCTCGAATTGGCGGCGGCCGACGGGTCGGTACGCCGCTTGATCCTGGACCCGGGCAATCTGACGGCGCCGCTCACCGCGACGGTGGCCGTCGACGCCGTGCTCATCACGCATCCGCACCCCGATCACGTAGACCCCAGCCAACTTGCGGCACTCGCGGCCGGGCGCGAACTACCGATCTTTGGAGGTGCCGGACTCGGCAGTTATCTGAGCGAGGCCGGGATTGACGCCGTCACCGAACTAGAGCCTGGCGAGCACGAGATCGCCGGAATCCAAGTGCGGGTGGGTAGCGCACCGCACGAGGTGATCCACCCCGCGCTTCCACTGCCCGCCAACCTCACCTACGAGATCGGAGGAGTTTTCGCCCCCGGCGACGCGTTTGCCCGTCCCGAGGGACAGACCGAGGTTCTCCTCGCGCCCACCGGCGCCCCATGGATGAAGCTGCTCGAGACCATCTCGTACGTCGCCGAAGTCGCGCCGCAGCGAATGGTGCCCGTTCATGACGGAGGGCTCGGGCCCGCTCACCGGACGCTCCACACCACTGTCATGAAGAAGTTCGCCCCGGAGGGCACCGAGGTAAGCGTGCTCGCGCCGGGACAATCCCTCGAGTTCTGA
- a CDS encoding cytochrome c biogenesis CcdA family protein: protein MYSVPIGLALAAGTLAVVNPCGFALLPAYASLLVLGDQPARRTVAIGRALGFAAALTVGFVAVFGVFGLLLAPVAAQIQPRLPWFTVALGLVLAVLGAWLTTGRSLPGLRLAAGRGPALTRSFTSMTMFGVAYALASLGCTIGPFLVTVVATFRAGTVTGGVAVFAAYALGMGIVVTALSLAIALAREGVLTTLRQAGRVVSRLGGLLLLVSGAYVAYYGWYEIRVQRGGAANDPVIDTGAAIQRWLATGLDDLGAAGIAAIAIILIVITTVMRRTRRR from the coding sequence ATGTACAGCGTGCCGATCGGGCTGGCCCTGGCGGCGGGGACCCTGGCCGTCGTCAATCCCTGCGGCTTCGCCCTCCTGCCCGCCTACGCATCCTTGCTGGTACTCGGCGACCAACCAGCGCGAAGAACCGTCGCGATCGGCCGCGCACTCGGCTTCGCCGCTGCTCTGACCGTCGGGTTCGTCGCCGTATTCGGTGTGTTCGGGCTGCTCCTGGCTCCCGTCGCCGCGCAGATCCAGCCCCGGCTGCCCTGGTTCACCGTGGCCCTCGGGCTCGTGCTCGCGGTCCTCGGCGCCTGGCTGACCACTGGACGCTCGTTGCCTGGGCTGAGGCTTGCTGCCGGTCGGGGGCCGGCCCTGACCCGCTCCTTCACCTCGATGACCATGTTCGGGGTGGCCTACGCACTGGCCTCGCTGGGCTGCACCATCGGCCCCTTCCTGGTCACCGTCGTGGCCACCTTCCGCGCCGGAACAGTGACAGGCGGCGTCGCGGTCTTCGCCGCCTACGCACTCGGCATGGGCATCGTGGTCACGGCACTGTCGCTCGCCATCGCCCTCGCCCGGGAAGGCGTTCTGACCACGCTGCGACAAGCCGGACGGGTCGTCTCCCGGCTGGGTGGACTGCTTCTGCTGGTCTCCGGTGCCTACGTCGCCTACTACGGCTGGTACGAAATCCGGGTCCAGCGTGGCGGTGCCGCGAACGACCCCGTGATCGACACCGGCGCGGCCATCCAGCGCTGGCTCGCAACAGGGCTCGACGACCTCGGTGCCGCCGGAATCGCCGCCATCGCGATCATCCTGATCGTGATCACGACCGTTATGCGACGCACCCGCCGCCGCTGA
- a CDS encoding TlpA family protein disulfide reductase: MRLPGSAAALVAALVLGVTLSGCGAGSSGATTNPTTSATARGPGAASPPQTTATGSPGRSVPVGELAFTGTTLAGRPFDAATLAGKPVLLWFWAPWCPTCAAEAPDVLDVQQHHAGRLGVLGVAGLDDQKNMQPFVDRTKTGAITHLSDPTGQIWRRFSVTQQSTYVLLDAAGHVTFSGVLGGDDLRAKVAELTS, translated from the coding sequence ATGCGACTTCCTGGATCTGCCGCGGCACTGGTAGCGGCGCTGGTTCTGGGGGTCACGCTGTCCGGGTGCGGCGCCGGCAGCTCCGGCGCAACAACAAACCCGACCACATCGGCGACCGCTCGAGGTCCCGGAGCAGCCTCCCCGCCACAGACAACCGCCACCGGCAGCCCGGGCAGGTCTGTCCCGGTCGGGGAACTGGCCTTCACCGGCACCACTTTGGCAGGTCGACCGTTCGACGCGGCAACCCTCGCGGGAAAGCCGGTGCTGTTGTGGTTCTGGGCACCGTGGTGCCCGACCTGCGCCGCCGAAGCACCCGACGTCTTGGACGTCCAGCAACATCACGCCGGCCGGCTCGGCGTCCTCGGAGTCGCCGGTCTCGACGACCAGAAGAACATGCAGCCGTTCGTGGACCGGACCAAGACCGGCGCTATCACCCATCTCAGCGATCCCACCGGGCAGATCTGGCGACGGTTCAGCGTGACCCAGCAATCCACCTATGTGCTGCTCGATGCCGCCGGGCACGTCACCTTCTCCGGTGTCCTCGGGGGCGACGACCTACGCGCCAAGGTCGCCGAACTCACCAGTTGA
- a CDS encoding class I SAM-dependent methyltransferase: protein MTRRLADATGIEHGGEVLDIASGCGTTALLMARERAARVVGVDLSAANVALATGAATLAGLTGQIRFEVGDAEQLPVPDASVDMVLCECAMCTFPDKVNAAAEINGVRRAAHRRRPDGDLHRRS from the coding sequence ATGACTCGCCGGCTCGCGGACGCGACCGGCATCGAGCACGGAGGTGAGGTCCTCGACATCGCGTCCGGGTGCGGCACCACCGCGCTGCTGATGGCCCGCGAACGGGCGGCGCGGGTGGTCGGTGTCGATCTGTCGGCCGCGAACGTCGCGTTGGCGACCGGTGCCGCGACCTTGGCCGGGCTGACCGGGCAGATCCGCTTCGAGGTCGGTGACGCCGAGCAGCTTCCCGTCCCGGACGCGAGCGTCGACATGGTGCTGTGCGAGTGCGCGATGTGCACCTTTCCCGACAAGGTGAACGCTGCGGCCGAGATCAACGGGGTACGCCGCGCTGCTCACCGCCGCCGGCCTGACGGTGACCTCCATCGAAGGTCATGA
- a CDS encoding SRPBCC family protein, which yields MSSLRRVLLATTGAGVAGAATYLGLVTGAAPLDLGIGRRTRPLGPLRIEIAAPPETVFDAITAPYGERVPRALQEKVQVLDRGEDMVLAAHYTPIRGRLRATTVETVRFDRPGRVDFRLVRGPVPQVQETFDLDAVDGGTTLTYTGELGTDLWGLGQAWGNLVATKWIATVQASLDTIKTESERRARR from the coding sequence ATGAGCAGTCTGCGGCGAGTCCTGCTGGCCACTACCGGAGCGGGGGTAGCAGGAGCGGCAACCTACCTCGGTCTGGTGACCGGTGCGGCGCCGCTCGACCTCGGTATCGGCCGCCGAACCAGACCGCTGGGGCCGTTGCGGATCGAGATCGCCGCCCCGCCCGAGACGGTCTTCGACGCGATCACTGCCCCGTACGGCGAACGCGTACCCCGGGCGCTCCAGGAAAAAGTGCAGGTGCTGGACCGTGGCGAAGACATGGTTCTGGCCGCCCACTACACCCCGATCAGGGGCCGGCTGCGGGCCACCACAGTGGAGACCGTACGGTTCGACCGGCCCGGCCGCGTCGACTTTCGCCTGGTCCGCGGCCCGGTACCCCAGGTGCAGGAAACATTCGACCTGGATGCCGTCGACGGCGGCACCACTCTCACCTACACCGGGGAACTCGGCACCGATCTGTGGGGCCTGGGGCAGGCCTGGGGCAACCTCGTCGCAACAAAGTGGATCGCCACCGTCCAAGCCTCCCTCGACACGATCAAAACCGAGTCCGAACGCCGCGCTCGCCGGTAG